Proteins encoded by one window of Paraburkholderia terrae:
- a CDS encoding polyamine ABC transporter substrate-binding protein translates to MSVCHLRHAVAGAALVVVTGIAALSGTAAQAADTELNVYNWSDYIAKDTIPNFEKQTGIKVKYDNYDSDDTLQAKLLAGSSGYDIVVPTSNYMAKQIQAGVYQKLDKSQMPNLKNLDPTLMKLISDADPGNQYGVPWAYGTDGIGYNVQAVQKVLGANAPVDSWALVFDPANMSKLKSCGVSFLDQAVDVFAATLQYMHKDPNSTSPGDYQAAYEVLKKVRPYITQFNSSGYINDLANNDVCVVVGWSGDVGIARRRTQEAKRSYEVKFSNVKEGGLLWFDVMVVPKDAPHPEAAMKWINFISDAKNNAAITNEVFYPTANRAARQFVTPAVAQDQTVYPADDVIAKMTLMRPMPTEILRLENRLWAQLKTGH, encoded by the coding sequence ATGAGCGTTTGTCATCTTCGTCATGCGGTCGCGGGGGCCGCGCTGGTAGTCGTGACGGGCATTGCCGCACTGTCGGGCACGGCAGCGCAGGCGGCCGATACCGAACTGAACGTCTATAACTGGTCCGACTACATCGCGAAGGACACGATTCCGAACTTCGAGAAACAGACGGGCATCAAGGTCAAGTACGACAACTACGACAGCGACGACACGTTGCAGGCCAAGCTGCTCGCAGGCAGCTCGGGCTACGACATCGTCGTGCCGACGTCGAACTATATGGCCAAGCAGATTCAGGCCGGCGTCTACCAGAAGCTCGACAAATCGCAGATGCCGAATCTGAAGAATCTCGACCCGACGCTGATGAAGTTGATCTCCGACGCCGATCCGGGCAACCAGTACGGCGTGCCGTGGGCATACGGCACGGACGGCATTGGCTACAACGTGCAGGCCGTGCAGAAAGTACTCGGCGCGAATGCACCTGTCGACAGCTGGGCGCTCGTGTTCGATCCCGCCAACATGTCGAAGCTCAAGAGCTGCGGCGTGTCGTTCCTCGATCAGGCCGTCGACGTCTTCGCCGCGACGCTGCAATACATGCACAAGGACCCGAACAGCACGAGCCCCGGCGACTATCAGGCGGCGTACGAAGTGCTGAAGAAAGTCCGCCCGTACATCACGCAGTTCAATTCGTCGGGCTACATCAACGATCTCGCGAATAACGATGTTTGCGTGGTCGTAGGCTGGTCGGGCGACGTCGGCATCGCGCGGCGCCGCACGCAGGAAGCGAAGCGCTCGTATGAAGTCAAGTTCTCGAACGTGAAGGAAGGCGGCCTGCTGTGGTTCGACGTGATGGTCGTGCCGAAGGACGCACCGCATCCCGAAGCCGCGATGAAGTGGATCAACTTCATTTCGGACGCGAAGAACAATGCAGCCATTACCAACGAAGTGTTCTACCCCACCGCCAATCGCGCCGCGCGCCAGTTCGTCACCCCGGCTGTCGCACAGGATCAGACGGTCTATCCGGCCGACGACGTGATCGCCAAGATGACGCTGATGAGACCGATGCCGACGGAAATTCTGCGGCTCGAAAACCGCCTGTGGGCGCAACTGAAAACCGGTCATTGA
- a CDS encoding ABC transporter ATP-binding protein yields MHTTQAAKAATQPATTKAKSDEFVRIENVVKKFGDSTAVDNVNLSIAKNELFALLGSSGCGKSTLLRMLAGLETATSGKIYVDGEDLAALPPYRRPVNMMFQSYALFPHMTVESNVAFGLKQEGTPKNEIKERVADALNLVQMTKYAKRKPHQLSGGQQQRVALARSLVKRPKLLLLDEPMSALDKKIRQKTQLELVNIIEKVDVTCVMVTHDQEEAMTMASRLAVMSEGRIVQIGSPTQVYEFPNSRFSAEFIGSTNLFEGVVVEDEPDHIFVESEDLESRMYVSHGVTGPLGMPVGISVRPERVRVTREKPGAAHNWARGVVTDVAYMGSYSLYHVRLPSGKTVMSNLSSSHLMSEGAPVYNDDVFVSWSPSSGVVLTQ; encoded by the coding sequence ATGCACACCACGCAAGCAGCGAAAGCGGCCACGCAGCCCGCGACGACGAAAGCGAAATCGGACGAGTTCGTTCGCATCGAAAACGTCGTGAAGAAGTTCGGCGACAGCACGGCTGTCGACAACGTCAACCTGAGCATCGCGAAGAACGAACTGTTCGCGCTGCTCGGCAGTTCGGGCTGCGGCAAGTCCACGCTGTTGCGCATGCTGGCGGGCCTGGAGACGGCCACGTCCGGCAAGATCTATGTCGACGGCGAAGATCTTGCGGCCTTGCCGCCCTATCGCCGCCCCGTGAACATGATGTTCCAGTCGTATGCGCTCTTTCCGCATATGACGGTCGAATCGAATGTCGCGTTCGGCCTGAAACAGGAAGGCACACCGAAGAACGAGATCAAAGAGCGTGTCGCCGATGCGTTGAATCTCGTGCAGATGACGAAGTACGCGAAGCGCAAGCCACATCAGCTATCGGGCGGCCAGCAGCAGCGCGTCGCGCTGGCGCGTTCGCTCGTCAAGCGCCCCAAGCTGTTGCTGCTCGACGAGCCGATGTCCGCGCTCGACAAGAAGATCCGCCAGAAGACCCAACTCGAACTCGTGAACATTATCGAGAAAGTCGATGTCACCTGTGTGATGGTCACGCACGATCAGGAAGAAGCGATGACGATGGCGAGCCGCCTCGCCGTGATGAGCGAAGGCCGCATCGTGCAGATCGGTTCGCCGACGCAGGTCTACGAGTTTCCGAATAGCCGCTTCTCCGCCGAGTTCATCGGCTCCACCAATCTGTTCGAAGGCGTCGTCGTCGAAGACGAACCCGATCACATCTTTGTCGAAAGCGAAGACCTTGAGTCGCGGATGTATGTGAGCCACGGCGTAACGGGGCCGCTTGGCATGCCCGTCGGCATTTCGGTGCGCCCCGAGCGCGTGCGCGTGACGCGCGAGAAACCCGGCGCGGCGCACAACTGGGCGCGCGGCGTCGTGACGGATGTCGCATACATGGGCAGCTATTCGCTGTACCACGTGCGTCTGCCGAGCGGCAAGACCGTCATGTCGAATCTCTCCAGCTCGCACCTGATGAGCGAAGGTGCGCCCGTCTATAACGACGACGTGTTCGTCTCCTGGTCGCCTTCGAGCGGCGTGGTGCTGACGCAATGA
- a CDS encoding ABC transporter permease subunit — protein sequence MRNPAQTSAARLGAASNASPALASFKQSLAKLLPSGRSTVIGIPFIWLAVFFALPFVLVLKISFADLRLGIPPYTELVSVKDGMVHFALQLSHYAFLLQDSLYVATYLSSLKMAAVSTICCLLIGYPIAYYIARSAPATRNLLMMGVMLPFWTSFLIRVYAWIGILKDDGLLNHTLIALGVIHSPFRLYHTDIGVYIGMVYSYLPFMVMPLYAHLVKMDLTLLEAAYDLGAKPWTAFTRITLPLSKNGIIAGSLLVFIPAVGEYVIPELLGGADTLMIGRVMWDEFFNDMDWPMASAVTVAMVLLLLVPMAVFQYYQVKELEGAK from the coding sequence ATGAGAAATCCCGCCCAAACTTCTGCGGCGCGACTGGGCGCCGCCTCGAATGCAAGCCCCGCGCTCGCATCGTTCAAACAGAGCCTCGCGAAGCTGCTGCCTTCGGGCCGCAGTACCGTGATCGGCATTCCGTTCATCTGGCTCGCGGTGTTCTTCGCGCTGCCGTTCGTGCTGGTGCTGAAGATCAGCTTTGCCGATTTGCGCCTTGGCATTCCGCCTTATACGGAACTCGTCAGCGTCAAAGATGGCATGGTGCATTTCGCGCTGCAACTGAGCCACTACGCGTTCCTGTTGCAGGACAGCCTGTACGTCGCAACGTATCTCAGCTCGCTGAAGATGGCCGCCGTCTCGACTATCTGCTGCCTGTTGATCGGCTATCCGATCGCGTATTACATCGCGCGCTCGGCACCCGCTACGCGCAACCTGCTGATGATGGGCGTGATGCTGCCGTTCTGGACGTCGTTTCTGATTCGCGTGTACGCGTGGATCGGCATTCTGAAAGACGACGGCCTGCTCAATCACACGCTGATCGCGCTCGGCGTGATTCACTCGCCCTTTCGCCTCTATCACACGGATATTGGCGTCTATATCGGCATGGTCTATTCGTACCTGCCGTTCATGGTGATGCCGCTCTACGCACATCTCGTGAAGATGGACTTGACGCTGCTCGAAGCCGCCTACGATCTCGGCGCGAAACCGTGGACGGCGTTTACGCGCATCACGTTGCCGCTGTCGAAGAACGGGATTATCGCGGGGTCGCTGCTGGTGTTCATTCCCGCCGTCGGTGAGTACGTGATACCGGAACTGCTCGGTGGCGCGGACACGCTGATGATCGGCCGCGTGATGTGGGATGAGTTCTTCAACGACATGGACTGGCCGATGGCATCCGCCGTGACGGTGGCGATGGTGCTGCTATTGCTCGTGCCGATGGCCGTATTCCAGTACTACCAGGTCAAGGAACTGGAGGGTGCGAAATGA
- a CDS encoding ABC transporter permease subunit, with the protein MTKPNKPLSATVLTLGFLFLYIPIISLVVFSFNESKLVTVWSGFSLKWYGALLHDDELLTAAWLSLKIGLMTACASVVIGTWAGFVLARFGRFRGFTFFAGMINAPLVIPEVIQGISLLLLFVALEQMIGWPKGRGVLTMWIGHVMLCVSYVAIIVQSRIKELNRSLEEAALDLGATPFKVFFVITLPLISQALLSGWLLSFTLSVDDLVLSAFLSGPGSTTLPLVVFSRVRLGLNPEMNALATLFITAVTIGVIVVNQWMLMRDRKRTRDMQMAFAIADAADAPSTTTRPAVATNTLDTANA; encoded by the coding sequence ATGACCAAGCCGAACAAGCCTTTGTCCGCCACGGTGCTGACGCTCGGATTTCTCTTTCTTTATATCCCGATCATCAGCCTCGTCGTGTTCTCCTTCAACGAGTCGAAGCTCGTCACCGTCTGGTCCGGCTTCTCGCTGAAATGGTATGGCGCATTGCTGCACGATGACGAACTGCTCACGGCCGCATGGCTGTCGCTGAAGATCGGCTTGATGACGGCGTGCGCGTCCGTCGTGATCGGCACGTGGGCGGGTTTCGTGCTCGCGCGCTTTGGGCGCTTTCGCGGCTTCACGTTCTTCGCGGGCATGATCAACGCGCCGCTGGTGATTCCCGAAGTGATTCAGGGCATATCGCTGCTGCTGCTCTTCGTCGCGCTGGAGCAGATGATCGGCTGGCCCAAGGGACGCGGCGTGCTGACGATGTGGATCGGCCACGTGATGCTGTGTGTTTCGTATGTCGCGATCATCGTGCAGTCGCGCATCAAGGAACTGAACCGGTCCCTCGAAGAAGCGGCACTCGATCTCGGCGCGACGCCGTTCAAGGTGTTCTTCGTCATCACGCTGCCGCTGATCTCGCAGGCCTTGCTGTCCGGCTGGCTGCTGTCGTTCACGCTTTCCGTCGACGATCTCGTGCTCTCCGCATTCCTGTCCGGCCCGGGCTCGACCACATTGCCGCTCGTCGTGTTCTCGCGCGTACGCCTTGGCCTGAACCCGGAAATGAATGCACTCGCCACGCTCTTCATCACGGCCGTGACGATCGGCGTGATCGTCGTCAATCAATGGATGCTGATGCGCGACCGCAAGCGCACGCGCGACATGCAGATGGCGTTCGCGATAGCCGACGCGGCCGATGCCCCTTCGACAACCACACGCCCTGCCGTGGCGACCAACACGCTCGATACGGCCAACGCATAA
- a CDS encoding DUF3138 family protein translates to MRKKLICLLVAGALPGAAFADSTSAQIKALQQQLNALQKEVKELRAQVATAPAAKPAVGTATTPALAAAPVDITSPDYGRAPANISNDDLTTIKQQIANQQLKVDSLEDAAQTGPIAGLSVTGYIDPTYIYNRAQSSSSFLFANHESAYNYYNSTFGDLYLDIKKTFGVGPMAPSAEITLMPNRGNGITLLQNSHGDIGNNILNTAVVNVPLTGSTTFVAGLIPSFGGYEVQQSNQMLTLTHNLLYDFSDPGSYVGVGANYTAGNWAWKFFVGNEQYRTYGAVTQTGTNALGDPITTSNKIPTFTARADYTWSSALDIGGSFNIGRQTLPSAVDPVTGNVSYGVGGQAPSSGGTFFFGEVDATYTLADVQYNAELDYGQQQNAAFNGGQAQWYGLSLLAHRKFNMPVVGRMSATLRYDLLVNSKNGGGGGGIALNSNGMDVNNGFGIGADCLANSKANGGLGFECKGANRQDVALDLLFFPTQQITVKVEYRHDWANQNVFLRNDGSYSKSNDLLATQFIYSF, encoded by the coding sequence ATGAGAAAGAAACTTATCTGTCTGCTGGTAGCGGGGGCTCTGCCGGGTGCCGCTTTTGCGGACTCGACCAGCGCACAGATCAAGGCGCTTCAGCAACAACTGAACGCGCTGCAAAAAGAAGTGAAGGAATTGCGTGCGCAAGTGGCCACCGCGCCTGCAGCGAAGCCTGCTGTGGGCACAGCCACTACGCCCGCATTGGCCGCCGCCCCGGTCGATATCACTTCACCCGATTACGGCCGGGCGCCCGCGAATATCAGCAACGACGACCTGACCACGATCAAGCAGCAGATCGCGAATCAGCAGTTGAAGGTCGATTCGCTAGAAGATGCGGCGCAGACGGGGCCGATCGCAGGTCTTTCGGTGACGGGCTATATCGACCCGACGTATATCTATAACCGCGCGCAGAGTTCGTCGTCGTTCCTGTTCGCCAATCACGAGAGCGCGTACAACTACTACAACAGCACGTTCGGCGACCTGTATCTCGACATCAAGAAGACATTCGGTGTCGGGCCGATGGCGCCGTCGGCGGAAATCACGTTGATGCCGAACCGCGGCAACGGCATCACGCTGCTGCAGAACTCGCATGGCGACATTGGCAACAACATCCTGAACACGGCCGTTGTCAACGTGCCGCTGACGGGGTCGACGACGTTCGTCGCCGGTTTGATTCCGAGCTTTGGCGGTTATGAAGTACAGCAGTCGAACCAGATGCTTACGCTCACGCACAACCTGCTGTATGACTTCTCCGATCCGGGCAGCTATGTCGGCGTCGGTGCGAACTATACGGCGGGCAACTGGGCGTGGAAGTTCTTTGTTGGCAATGAACAGTACCGCACGTATGGTGCCGTCACGCAGACGGGCACGAATGCGTTGGGCGATCCGATCACGACGAGCAACAAGATTCCGACGTTTACTGCGCGTGCTGACTATACGTGGTCCAGCGCGCTGGATATCGGCGGATCGTTCAATATTGGACGTCAGACGCTGCCGAGTGCCGTCGATCCGGTGACGGGCAATGTCAGTTATGGCGTGGGTGGTCAGGCGCCTAGCTCGGGCGGGACGTTCTTCTTTGGCGAAGTCGACGCGACTTATACGTTGGCGGATGTGCAGTACAACGCCGAACTCGATTATGGTCAGCAGCAGAATGCGGCGTTCAACGGCGGCCAGGCGCAGTGGTATGGTCTGTCACTGCTCGCGCATCGGAAGTTCAATATGCCTGTGGTGGGTCGCATGAGTGCGACTCTGCGGTATGACCTTCTTGTTAATAGCAAGAACGGTGGCGGCGGCGGTGGGATTGCTTTGAATTCCAATGGTATGGATGTGAATAACGGGTTCGGTATCGGTGCTGATTGTCTAGCAAACTCGAAGGCCAATGGTGGCCTTGGGTTTGAGTGTAAGGGGGCTAACCGTCAGGATGTCGCGCTGGATCTGTTGTTCTTCCCGACGCAGCAGATTACCGTCAAGGTGGAATATCGCCACGACTGGGCGAATCAGAACGTGTTCTTGCGGAATGATGGGTCTTATAGCAAGTCGAATGATTTGCTAGCTACGCAGTTTATTTACTCGTTCTGA